From the genome of Impatiens glandulifera chromosome 9, dImpGla2.1, whole genome shotgun sequence, one region includes:
- the LOC124915488 gene encoding probable protein phosphatase 2C 80: MRSVLTRVMASTGSIASAGDIVVDSLISTCGNLSNFAKPAGVYFTDGGAHHCQKAGISLRLKEGIKGHGVYRQYSFAAAQKPCNSSSFVGRRSNWFRTSSTASYADGAEADVTFDELKIGKQLVNSAMSSDLNVVVEKRLRLVSGSCYLPHPEKVKTGGEDAHFICEEEQTIGVADGVGGWADVGVNAGYYARELMSNSIAAIRDEPKGSVDPARVLEKAHSLTKAKGSSTACIITLTTEGLLAINLGDSGFIVVRDGISIFRSPVQQHGFNFTYQLESGTGSDLPSSGQVFTVPVSVGDIIVAGSDGLFDNLYNEEITEVIVDAVKAGLDPQGMAQKIAALARKRALDRNRQSPFSVAAQEAGFRYYGGKLDDTTVLVSYVTSGCSSKL, encoded by the exons ATGCGTTCCGTTCTTACAAGGGTAATGGCTTCCACCGGTTCAATTGCATCTGCAGGAGACATTGTGGTGGATAGCTTAATCTCAACTTGTGGGAATCTTTCTAACTTTGCAAAACCGGCTGGGGTTTACTTTACCGATGGAGGTGCTCATCATTGTCAAAAAGCTGGTATTAGTTTGAGACTCAAAGAAGGGATAAAAGGGCATGGCGTTTATAGGCAATACAGTTTTGCAGCTGCCCAGAAACCTTGCAATTCCAGTTCATTTGTTGGTCGCCGGAGTAATTGGTTTCGTACCTCATCCACCGCCTCGTATGCTGATGGTGCTGAGGCTGATGTGACCTTTGATGAGTTGAAAATTGGTAAACAGCTTGTTAACTCAGCCATGTCCTCAGACCT GAATGTTGTCGTTGAGAAAAGACTAAGATTAGTTTCTGGATCTTGCTATCTACCACATCCTGAAAAGGTAAAAACGGGTGGAGAAGATGCTCATTTTATCTGTGAAGAAGAACAGACAATTGGAGTAGCTGATGGTGTTGGTGGATGGGCAGATGTTGGCGTTAATGCAGGATACTATGCACGCGAGCTTATGTCTAACTCGATTGCTGCAATTAGGGATGAGCCGAAGGGTTCTGTAGATCCAGCTAGAGTACTGGAGAAAGCTCATTCACTCACAAAAGCAAAAGGTTCTTCAACAGCTTGTATCATAACCCTTACAACTGAG GGACTGCTTGCAATAAATCTAGGGGATAGTGGATTTATAGTAGTTAGAGATGGAATTTCAATTTTCCGATCACCTGTGCAACAACATGGCTTCAATTTCACCTATCAACTTGAGAGTGGAACTGGATCTGATCTACCAAGTTCTGGACAG GTTTTCACAGTGCCAGTGTCAGTGGGAGACATAATTGTAGCCGGGTCGGATGGACTGTTTGATAACTTGTATAACGAGGAGATAACGGAGGTTATAGTTGATGCAGTTAAGGCAGGATTGGACCCGCAAGGTATGGCCCAGAAGATTGCAGCCCTTGCTAGGAAACGAGCTCTGGACAGGAACAGACAGTCCCCTTTCTCTGTTGCGGCACAAGAAGCTGGATTTCGTTATTATGGAGGGAAACTCGATGACACTACAGTCCTCGTTTCCTATGTAACAAGTGGCTGTAGTAGTAAACTCTGA